A window from Plasmodium cynomolgi strain B DNA, chromosome 7, whole genome shotgun sequence encodes these proteins:
- a CDS encoding serine/threonine protein kinase (putative), which yields MSIYLKRGTSRRHLSEVPLDFFKRENKKNQRRKNASLSDAHEQEGRATTIKGKKNSLPFFAKSNGEVIQMGGEKMSGRGCAPAKGITKKGKRKFRGKGRKKAASANACLEGKIFTIASYDFVEVIRKARRAEVRREASSDLTSELTSERTSELTSERTSELTSELTWADALTAPEVSWRHKLPRSSPGEREKSLLLRQIEGEKMQTENPIEKGTKWELTMCWKKHKKINIAFVERHKRKNGKIVLAKKVKKIYVSPKESTYSPLMDKYVRYEDVVKLERHLTRHLAHKNIVVMESCFCVKDEIVSVYPFGGVSLMKWNNHEKLFQLQLQGMEGGRRRNRGGSSQRVVGGMALDIPRGKQPLEAVHGMAKAKKKTKHTYVYPEYLLAEIIRQLLTVCHYLEEQHIFHSDIKPSNIVVKNVKKKYMNKIYFCTRDKKWYLQKRGTTLKKKILVKLIDFEYAQKTYQGKVNVGGTTSLFKPLEDFQMGRINASPKIVWTLGITLFILSTGTHPFSRINNDMHIWYLLQDKGFDVCRRFRRYPFMSSSLKDLLARMLQVDFARRATLPELFLHPFVLFGEAAMRSDDAEW from the coding sequence ATGAGCATCTACCTGAAGAGAGGCACCTCCCGCCGACACCTCTCAGAGGTCCCCTTAGatttcttcaaaagggaaaataaaaaaaaccaaagaagaaaaaatgcctcCCTCAGTGATGCGCACGAGCAGGAGGGTAGAGCCACCACtatcaaaggaaaaaaaaacagtcttcctttttttgcaaaatcgAATGGGGAAGTGATTCAAATGGGAGGGGAGAAGATGAGCGGGCGAGGATGTGCCCCCGCAAAGGggatcacaaaaaagggaaaaagaaaatttaggGGGAAGGGCCGAAAAAAGGCAGCCTCCGCGAATGCCTGtctggaggggaaaatatttaccaTTGCTAGTTACGACTTTGTGGAGGTCATTCGAAAGGCGCGGCGGGCTGAGGTGCGCCGTGAGGCCAGCTCCGATCTGACATCTGAGCTGACATCCGAGCGGACATCCGAGCTGACATCCGAGCGGACCTCCGAGCTTACCTCCGAGCTGACATGGGCAGATGCACTCACTGCCCCGGAGGTCAGCTGGAGGCACAAACTCCCCAGGAGCAGCCCCGGAGAGCGGGAAAAGTCCCTGTTGCTGCGCCAaatcgaaggggaaaaaatgcagacgGAAAACCCCattgaaaaaggaacaaagtGGGAGCTCACCATGTGCTGGAAGAAGcacaagaaaataaatatcgCATTCGTGGAGAggcacaaaaggaaaaatgggaaaatcgttttggcaaaaaaagtgaaaaaaatatacgtgtCCCCAAAGGAAAGCACCTACAGTCCCCTCATGGATAAATACGTTCGCTACGAAGACGTGGTGAAGTTAGAAAGGCACCTCACTCGTCACTTGGCTCACAAAAATATCGTAGTTATGGAGAGTTGCTTTTGCGTTAAGGACGAAATTGTTAGTGTATATCCCTTCGGGGGGGTGTCCTTGATGAAGTGGAATAATCATGAGAAGCTCTTTCAGCTTCAGCTTCAGGGcatggagggggggaggaggaggaatcGTGGTGGGTCCTCCCAACGAGTAGTGGGCGGAATGGCTCTAGACATCCCGCGAGGCAAGCAACCCCTTGAAGCAGTACACGGAATggcaaaagcgaaaaaaaaaacaaaacacacGTATGTCTACCCAGAGTACCTACTCGCAGAAATCATACGGCAACTCCTAACGGTGTGTCACTACCTGGAGGAGCAACATATTTTCCACAGTGATATAAAACCATCAAAtattgttgtaaaaaatgtaaaaaaaaaatatatgaacaaaatatatttctgcacaagggataaaaaatggtaccttcaaaaaaggggaacaactttaaaaaaaaaaattcttgtCAAACTGATTGATTTTGAATATGCACAGAAAACATACCAAGGGAAAGTCAATGTAGGAGGCACAACGTCGTTATTTAAACCACTAGAGGATtttcaaatgggaagaatTAATGCTTCGCCGAAGATTGTGTGGACTCTGGGTAtaactctttttattttgtccacTGGTACACACCCCTTTAGTCGAATTAACAACGACATGCACATTTGGTATCTGTTGCAGGACAAGGGGTTTGACGTGTGCAGGAGGTTCCGCAGGTACCCCTTCATGTCGAGCTCGCTCAAGGATCTGCTCGCGCGCATGCTACAGGTGGACTTTGCTCGCAGGGCGACCCTCCCCGAGTTGTTCCTCCACCCATTCGTCCTCTTCGGAGAGGCGGCCATGCGGAGTGATGATGCGGAGTGG
- a CDS encoding guanylate kinase (putative) — translation MVRIPPLVVCGPSGVGKGTLIKKVLSEFPSRFRFSISCTTRNKREKETNGVDYYFVDKDDFKQKLKEGQFLEFDNYANNFYGTLKSEYDIAVGEDKICLFEMNINGVKQLKESKYIEDGIYIFVKPP, via the coding sequence ATGGTGCGAATCCCGCCGCTGGTAGTGTGCGGTCCCTCTGGGGTGGGGAAGGGGACCCTGATCAAGAAAGTATTGAGCGAATTCCCTAGCCGTTTCCGATTCTCCATTAGCTGCACGACTAGgaacaaaagagaaaaggaaacaaacgGAGTCGACTACTACTTTGTAGATAAGGATGACTTCaagcaaaaattaaaagaagggCAATTCCTTGAGTTTGATAATTATgcgaataatttttatggaaCCTTAAAAAGCGAATACGATATCGCTGTGGGGGAGGATAAAATCTGCCTTTTCGAAATGAACATTAATGGAGTTAAACAGCTAAAAGAATCAAAGTACATAGAGGATggtatttacatttttgtaaaaccACCG
- a CDS encoding hypothetical protein (putative) produces MEHKRERSSIKISLNMSANKRDDKSVSECNTGGDGDSRIKVKSKEVSQALGLIEDIRSGTFNYKDLQEIYFMNDVDLEKMISDTKRAEEGTNEREAHVSGHSSYREDAMYSGGDAHDESAPRSKEFTQGKLLHNEGADPHSPMHSNERIHTNENDEDNGVNGRNLFVLNNQVGKVCIIRFPPEVSKEIKKYLLKKKLNLEIEPTSLLNSRLFFIHFRNINKKFWGILLELSTHIEVHKTLDRNNLYKTNDVSQMIYVYDQ; encoded by the exons atggaacataAGAGGGAGAGAAGCTCCATAAAAATCTCACTCAACATGAGCGCGAACAAAAGGGATGACAAAAGTGTAAGCGAATGCAACACTGGTGGGGATGGGGATTCCCGGATCAAAGTCAAGTCGAAGGAAGTTTCACAGGCCTT AGGCCTGATCGAGGACATCCGGAGTGGCACGTTCAACTACAAAGACCTGCAGGAAATTTACTTCATGAACGACGTggatttggaaaaaatgattagTGATACGAAGCGCGCGGAGGAAGGGACCAACGAGAGGGAAGCCCATGTCTCAGGGCACAGTTCGTACAGGGAGGACGCTATGTATAGTGGCGGCGACGCCCATGATGAGAGTGCCCCCCGTTCGAAGGAGTTCACCCAAGGGAAGCTCCTCCACAACGAGGGAGCGGATCCACATAGCCCCATGCACAGCAACGAGAGGATCCacacaaatgaaaatgacGAAGACAACGGAGTGAATGgaagaaatttatttgtgtTGAATAACCAAGTGGGGAAAGTGTGCATCATCAGATTCCCTCCTGAAGTCtccaaagaaataaaaaaatatcttttaaaaaaaaaactcaatcTGGAAATCGAACCAACCAGTTTGTTAAACTCAAGACTCTTCTTTATACATTTTaggaacataaataaaaaattttggggAATTCTTCTCGAACTGTCAACACACATAGAGGTACACAAAACGCTGGATCGAAATAACCTGTACAAAACGAATGACGTTTCGCAGATGATTTATGTGTATGAccaaa
- a CDS encoding hypothetical protein (putative) has translation MNKAQVAHNCVHKVDCLNEDINPLAPLSKASYQRSSAMGNFLGLKENKYNKTNISIFEKRYGYNLNDLHSYVYKINLPLKPRYVGYVLQEKGKRPSGESPRGVVPNGDSPGGVAPSGESPGGDPPKVTSPPHCEADSMGDASEGSQPPPVDIYNRYDRDNLHNSSNIYQNKLKINQKKGQQKDQQKYKDMYVHMSYDKNYIYDEHKNNIYAEDSIYNYVSKKNPQLMPQKNGGVKKTYANLCLNYYNNLDTCMIKKYQKNVQNRKYKFTRLHTCKPHYYRDRKLMNEIKKVELNYYNSLSRGSRSLYLNEFTTNLSYHEYLISKMHDGVEKIK, from the exons atgaacaaagcACAAGTGGCTCATAATTGTGTTCACAAAGTGGATTGCCTGAACGAAGATATCAACCCGCTGGCCCCCCTTTCCAAAGCGTCGTATCAACGAAGCAGTGCCATGGGGAATTTCCTCGGGTTAAAGGAAAAC AAATACAATAAGACCAACATAAGCATCTTTGAGAAGAGGTACGGTTATAACCTGAACGATCTGCACAGCTACGTGTACAAAATCAACCTGCCGCTGAAGCCGCGCTACGTAGGCTATGTGCTacaggagaaggggaaacgGCCAAGTGGGGAATCTCCCCGTGGAGTGGTGCCAAATGGGGATTCTCCCGGTGGAGTGGCGCCAAGTGGGGAATCTCCCGGTGGAGATCCCCCCAAAgtaacttcccccccccactgTGAGGCCGACAGCATGGGTGACGCCTCGGAAGGAAGCCAACCCCCCCCAGTGGATATATACAACCGGTACGACAGAGACAACCTGCACAATTCAAGCaatatttatcaaaataaattaaaaataaatcagaaaaaggggcagcAGAAGGATCAGCAGAAGTACAAAGACATGTACGTGCACATGTCGTATGACAAAAACTACATCTACGacgaacataaaaataatatttatgcaGAGGACAGTATCTATAATTACGtctcgaaaaaaaatccccaatTAATGCCACAAAAAAACGGAGGCGTAAAGAAGACCTACGCAAActtatgtttaaattattacaaCAATTTGGATACCTGTATGATTAAGAAGTATCAGAAAAATGTCCAAAAcaggaaatataaatttacacGCCTGCACACGTGCAAGCCGCACTAT TACCGAGACAGAAAACTCatgaacgaaataaaaaaagtggagctCAACTATTACAACTCCCTAAGCAGGGGCAGCAG ATCGCTTTACCTGAACGAGTTCACCACTAACTTGAGTTACCACGAG TACCTCATTAGCAAAATGCACGACGGAGTGGAAAAGATAAAGTAA
- a CDS encoding RNA binding function (putative), with amino-acid sequence MSIKNKIDMSLDELIEKENIKANQKGPNEKKTVNKSIEKSTGQKYLHSIIISNVNSNNLELYKKEFSKFGKIYNIYHDSEKKITYVKYDNKNSCDNAIKSMNGNPLDGDTLTIVMGKKIPDKKNNKGSNQNNHVNNNNNHKHNKIIPPFKMPVYNPNGPYPYYMNNNHGNHHPPPYGHMPYQSPYQSNMFDKGMPPFSGGGKHLYDNQKNNTIIVTNVPTYLNAEDIFSAFQETGKIVDVQILMNEKRKLTGIVSIEYEKNESASDAVRMYDGGFLNDNRIRVFLDCR; translated from the exons ATGAgtataaagaacaaaattgataTGAGCCTTGATGAGCTCAtagagaaggaaaacataaaagcCAACCAGAAGGGTCCCAACGAAAAGAAGACAGTTAACAAGTCTATTGAAAAAAGCACAG GGCAAAAGTACCTGCATAGTATAATCATTTCAAATGTGAACAGCAACAACTTGGAGctgtacaaaaaggaattcagcaaatttgggaaaatttataatatttatcacGACAGTGAGAAGAAGATCAC atacgtaaaatatgataataaaaactCCTGCGATAATGCCATAAAGTCCATGAACGGTAACCCCCTGGATGGGGACACCTTAACGATAGTGATG GGAAAGAAAATACCAGacaagaagaacaacaaaGGCTCCAACCAAAACAACCACgtcaacaacaacaacaaccaTAAGCACAATAAAATCATCCCTCCTTTTAAAATGCCCGTGTACAATCCTAACGGTCCCTACCCTTactatatgaataataatcaTGGCAATCACCACCCGCCTCCCTATGGCCACATGCCCTACCAGAGCCCCTACCAGAGTAACATGTTCGACAAGGGCATGCCCCCGTTTAGTGGCGGGGGGAAACACCTTTACG ATAACCAAAAGAATAACACCATCATAGTGACGAACGTCCCCACGTACCTAAACGCggaagatattttttcagCCTTTCAAGAGACGGGAAAAATCGTCGATGTGCAGATCCTCATGAATGAGAAG AGAAAACTAACTGGCATCGTCAGCATCGagtacgaaaaaaacgagTCTGCCTCGGACGCAGTGCGTATGTATGATGGAGGATTTCTGAACGACAACAGGATTAGGGTCTTCCTGGACTGCCGCTAA